A window from Azoarcus sp. DD4 encodes these proteins:
- a CDS encoding twin-arginine translocation signal domain-containing protein, translating into MSNETPRAPMRVVEKRITLSRRGFLKGGGMAALGVGALSTATLMTPAREALAASFKVLGAATGKTLLVLARDIFPHDRISDRYYLQALEPLEAQAAQDDKLKALLTEGTAALDRLAKLRFKKAYADLDKESDRLSLLYVIEHGAFFQKVKGHLVTGFYDNKAVWPLFGYEGSSWEKGGYINRGFDDIDWLEGA; encoded by the coding sequence ATGAGCAACGAAACCCCGCGCGCGCCGATGCGCGTCGTCGAGAAGCGCATCACGCTGAGCCGCCGCGGCTTCCTCAAGGGCGGCGGCATGGCCGCCCTCGGCGTCGGCGCACTGTCCACCGCCACCCTGATGACCCCGGCGCGCGAGGCGCTGGCCGCCAGCTTCAAGGTGCTCGGTGCCGCCACCGGCAAGACCCTGCTGGTGCTGGCGCGCGACATCTTCCCGCACGACCGCATCTCCGACCGCTACTACCTGCAGGCGCTCGAACCGCTGGAGGCGCAGGCCGCCCAGGACGACAAACTGAAGGCCCTACTGACCGAGGGCACGGCCGCGCTCGACCGCCTGGCGAAGCTGCGCTTCAAGAAGGCCTACGCCGATCTCGACAAGGAAAGCGACCGCCTCAGCCTGCTCTACGTGATCGAGCACGGCGCCTTCTTCCAGAAGGTGAAGGGCCACCTGGTGACCGGCTTCTACGACAACAAGGCGGTGTGGCCGCTGTTCGGCTACGAGGGCTCGTCCTGGGAGAAGGGTGGCTACATCAACCGCGGCTTCGACGACATCGACTGGCTGGAAGGCGCCTGA
- a CDS encoding DUF2169 domain-containing protein: protein MLQVVNPTPLPAVLSVFADPDGVECAYAAVKASFDLSSGVPRLAGRQANFLAADVYWGDPDTSSVRAAADLTLAKPGTDVLLLGRAVAPSGPVRSMAVDIRVGPLRRQLQVFGDRRWVRTEQGWAISAAEPFERMPLRWELAFGGCAAAADGAAPEYDPRNPVGRGFVGSAETDIAGRALPNIEDPDALIVTPADRPPPAGCAPVAAGWQPRLGWAGTYDAAWQAGRAPYLPQDFDPRFFNVAAPGLVAPEHLVGGEAVDITGCTAGAPLRFTLPRLVIALQWDFDGRQIPARPLLDTVLIEPDQGRLQMVWRARLAVDKKLPRLRQVTVAARLDKEQADDPGR from the coding sequence ATGCTGCAGGTCGTCAACCCCACACCCCTTCCCGCCGTGCTCTCGGTCTTCGCCGACCCGGATGGCGTGGAGTGCGCCTATGCCGCCGTCAAGGCCAGCTTCGACCTTTCGTCGGGCGTGCCGCGGCTGGCCGGGCGCCAGGCCAACTTCCTCGCCGCGGATGTCTATTGGGGCGACCCGGACACCAGCAGCGTGCGCGCCGCCGCCGACCTCACCCTCGCCAAGCCGGGCACCGACGTGCTGCTGCTCGGCCGTGCCGTCGCGCCGTCGGGGCCGGTGCGCAGCATGGCGGTGGATATCCGCGTCGGTCCGCTGCGGCGCCAGCTGCAGGTGTTCGGCGACCGTCGCTGGGTGCGCACCGAACAGGGCTGGGCGATCTCCGCCGCGGAGCCCTTCGAGCGCATGCCGCTGCGCTGGGAACTGGCGTTCGGCGGCTGCGCCGCGGCGGCCGACGGCGCGGCGCCGGAATACGACCCGCGCAACCCCGTCGGCCGCGGTTTCGTCGGTAGCGCCGAGACCGACATCGCCGGCCGGGCGCTGCCCAACATCGAAGACCCGGACGCACTGATCGTCACCCCGGCGGACCGTCCGCCGCCCGCCGGCTGCGCGCCGGTTGCGGCTGGCTGGCAGCCGCGCCTCGGCTGGGCGGGCACCTATGACGCAGCCTGGCAGGCCGGGCGCGCGCCCTACCTGCCGCAGGACTTCGACCCCCGCTTCTTCAACGTCGCCGCGCCCGGCCTGGTCGCGCCGGAACACCTCGTCGGCGGCGAAGCGGTGGACATCACCGGCTGCACCGCCGGCGCGCCGCTGCGCTTCACGCTGCCGCGGCTGGTGATCGCGCTGCAGTGGGATTTCGACGGCCGCCAGATCCCCGCGCGACCGCTGCTCGACACCGTGCTGATCGAGCCCGACCAAGGCCGCCTGCAGATGGTATGGCGGGCCCGACTGGCGGTGGACAAGAAACTCCCGCGGCTGCGCCAGGTTACGGTGGCTGCCAGACTCGACAAGGAGCAGGCCGATGACCCAGGTCGGTGA
- a CDS encoding beta-ketoacyl synthase N-terminal-like domain-containing protein, producing the protein MTIVILGAGCITPIGLGLAETAAAARARVARLREIAMRDRRGEAFVAGSVPDDGLPALAPALAAAGLQPREARMLRLAHAALAETLAVLPDDTGPVPLLLGLPEHHALQAIAPADFLRRLALQSAAPLDLAHSVAVTRGRAAGLMALRQAAARLAAGETRYILVGGVDSLLDLYVLDTLAMDGRIGSTANGDGFRPGEGAAFLLLAAPGCGGKALATVAGAANGFEPGHLYAEAPYLGEGLAATVGGLFAQITPPAPVACTYSSFNGERYWAREFSVARLRNAAHFADAMLMEHPAECCGDLGAAHGPLLAALAAHGLAGGYRPGPCLVYASSDRGDRAAALLAAVAG; encoded by the coding sequence ATGACGATCGTGATCCTCGGCGCCGGCTGCATCACCCCGATCGGACTCGGCCTGGCCGAGACCGCCGCGGCGGCACGGGCGCGCGTCGCCCGCCTGCGCGAAATCGCCATGCGCGACCGCCGCGGCGAGGCCTTCGTCGCCGGCAGCGTGCCCGACGACGGCCTGCCCGCGCTCGCACCGGCGCTGGCCGCGGCCGGTCTGCAGCCGCGCGAGGCACGCATGCTGCGGCTCGCCCACGCCGCACTGGCGGAGACGCTGGCCGTCCTGCCGGACGATACCGGCCCGGTGCCGCTGCTGCTGGGCCTGCCCGAGCACCACGCGCTGCAAGCCATCGCACCCGCCGACTTCCTCCGCCGCCTGGCGCTGCAAAGCGCGGCTCCGCTGGACCTCGCGCACAGCGTCGCCGTCACCCGCGGCCGCGCCGCCGGGCTGATGGCGCTGCGACAGGCAGCCGCACGGCTGGCAGCAGGCGAAACCCGCTACATCCTGGTGGGCGGCGTGGACAGCCTGCTCGACCTCTACGTGCTCGACACCCTGGCCATGGACGGCCGCATCGGCAGCACCGCCAACGGCGACGGATTCCGCCCGGGCGAAGGCGCGGCCTTCCTGCTGCTCGCCGCGCCCGGCTGCGGTGGAAAGGCGCTGGCTACGGTCGCCGGTGCGGCAAACGGTTTCGAGCCGGGCCACCTCTACGCCGAAGCGCCCTACCTCGGCGAAGGGCTGGCGGCAACAGTCGGCGGCCTGTTCGCGCAGATCACGCCCCCGGCGCCGGTGGCATGTACCTATTCGTCCTTCAACGGCGAGCGCTACTGGGCGCGTGAATTCAGCGTCGCGCGCCTGCGCAATGCGGCGCACTTCGCCGACGCCATGCTGATGGAGCACCCGGCCGAATGCTGCGGCGATCTCGGCGCCGCCCACGGCCCGCTGCTGGCGGCGCTTGCCGCCCACGGACTGGCCGGCGGCTACCGACCGGGCCCCTGCCTGGTCTATGCTTCGTCCGACCGCGGCGACCGCGCCGCGGCCCTGCTCGCCGCCGTCGCCGGCTGA
- a CDS encoding GMC family oxidoreductase — MSAKFSLDDDSVVVIVGSGAGGGTLADELTKRGVNVVILEAGKHYTQADFENDEWAMFKKISWLDKRISAGGWHHTETYPNLPAWIVKGVGGSTMHFSGLALRFLPHDFRIKSTYGEVKGANVLDWPISYEELAPYYDIAERKMGVAGTKASGLPEMPPNNHYKVIAAGAKKVGYTDISRPVASNTRVNDGRPACQQIGFCMQGCKIGAKWSTLYSEIPRAIETGRAELRPQSMVLKIEHDKSGKVSGVLYADKDGRQHLQKARVVCVAGNSIESPRLLLNSASSMFPNGLANSSGQVGKNYMNHTTAAAIAIHKGPVYMYRGFDIAAVISDEAQLNPDRGFLGGYHLEGLALHLPFTAAFMKPGGWGREVTSALEQYDHMSCVWVCGEDMPQEENGITLHPTEKDQYGLPIPIVTKTDHTNDAAMRRHGLAQWRKVSEAVGATRVIDMPPYPASHNMGTNRMSANARDGVLNKWGQAHDIKNLFVSDGSQFTSSSAANPTLTIVALAVRQAEYIAGAMQRREL; from the coding sequence ATGAGCGCGAAATTCTCGCTGGACGACGACAGCGTGGTGGTGATCGTCGGCTCCGGCGCCGGTGGCGGCACGCTGGCCGACGAACTGACCAAACGCGGCGTGAACGTGGTCATCCTCGAAGCCGGCAAGCACTACACCCAGGCCGATTTCGAGAACGACGAATGGGCGATGTTCAAGAAGATCTCGTGGCTGGACAAGCGGATTTCCGCCGGCGGCTGGCACCACACCGAGACCTATCCCAACCTGCCGGCCTGGATCGTCAAGGGCGTGGGCGGCTCGACCATGCACTTCTCGGGGCTGGCGCTGCGCTTCCTGCCGCACGACTTCCGCATCAAGAGCACCTACGGCGAGGTCAAGGGCGCCAACGTGCTCGACTGGCCGATCAGCTACGAGGAACTGGCGCCTTATTACGACATCGCCGAACGCAAGATGGGCGTGGCCGGCACCAAGGCCAGCGGCCTGCCGGAGATGCCGCCCAACAACCACTACAAGGTGATCGCCGCCGGCGCGAAGAAGGTGGGCTACACCGACATCAGCCGCCCGGTCGCCTCCAACACCCGCGTCAATGACGGCCGCCCGGCCTGTCAGCAGATCGGTTTCTGCATGCAGGGCTGCAAGATCGGCGCCAAGTGGTCGACGCTGTACTCGGAGATTCCGCGCGCCATCGAGACCGGCCGCGCCGAGCTGCGGCCGCAGAGCATGGTGCTGAAGATCGAGCACGACAAGTCGGGCAAGGTCAGCGGCGTGCTGTATGCCGACAAGGACGGCCGCCAGCACCTGCAGAAGGCGCGGGTGGTGTGCGTCGCCGGCAACTCAATCGAGTCGCCGCGGCTGCTGCTCAACTCCGCCTCCAGCATGTTCCCCAACGGCCTGGCGAACTCCTCCGGCCAGGTCGGCAAGAACTACATGAACCACACCACCGCCGCCGCGATCGCGATCCACAAGGGGCCGGTGTACATGTACCGCGGCTTCGACATCGCCGCGGTGATCTCCGACGAGGCGCAATTGAACCCGGACCGCGGCTTCCTCGGCGGCTACCACCTCGAAGGCCTGGCGCTGCACCTGCCCTTCACCGCCGCCTTCATGAAGCCCGGCGGCTGGGGCCGCGAGGTGACCTCGGCGCTGGAGCAGTACGACCACATGAGCTGCGTGTGGGTGTGCGGCGAGGACATGCCGCAGGAAGAGAACGGCATCACCCTGCACCCGACCGAGAAGGACCAGTACGGCCTGCCCATCCCCATCGTCACCAAGACCGACCACACCAACGACGCGGCGATGCGCCGCCACGGCCTGGCGCAGTGGCGCAAGGTTTCGGAAGCAGTAGGCGCGACCCGGGTGATCGACATGCCGCCCTACCCGGCCAGCCACAACATGGGCACCAACCGCATGAGCGCCAACGCCCGCGACGGAGTGCTCAACAAGTGGGGCCAGGCGCACGACATCAAGAACCTGTTCGTGTCCGACGGCAGCCAGTTCACGTCCAGCTCGGCCGCCAACCCGACGCTGACCATCGTCGCGCTGGCGGTGCGCCAGGCCGAATACATCGCCGGCGCAATGCAGCGCCGCGAACTCTGA
- a CDS encoding imm11 family protein, producing MTYFRMSRLIDPNGAGLYAVSHFMTEFKTGHRFDADFVPPLVVQLDPELPNGKLPTFFESPAWIGTRSFHATLLAAGVANVEASPVEMHDDVNNRVIHDYLLLNIVGRVACVDMARSEIRSLGDGMNIIDRLVIDPARVPDLDLFVADEDTDCMIVSERLQRHIAAAGYGDIRFESLD from the coding sequence GTGACGTACTTCAGAATGAGCCGCCTCATCGACCCCAACGGGGCGGGGCTCTACGCGGTCAGCCACTTCATGACCGAGTTCAAGACCGGCCACCGCTTCGACGCCGACTTCGTGCCGCCGCTGGTGGTCCAGCTCGACCCCGAGCTGCCGAACGGCAAGCTGCCCACCTTTTTCGAGTCGCCCGCCTGGATCGGCACCCGCTCCTTCCACGCCACCCTGCTTGCCGCCGGCGTCGCCAACGTCGAGGCCAGTCCGGTCGAGATGCACGACGATGTGAACAACCGGGTCATCCACGATTACCTGCTGCTCAACATCGTCGGCCGCGTCGCCTGCGTGGACATGGCGAGGTCGGAGATCCGCTCGCTCGGCGACGGCATGAACATCATAGACAGGCTGGTCATCGACCCCGCCCGCGTGCCCGACCTCGACCTCTTCGTCGCCGATGAGGACACCGACTGCATGATCGTCAGCGAACGTCTGCAGCGCCACATCGCCGCCGCCGGCTACGGCGACATCCGTTTCGAATCGCTCGACTAG
- a CDS encoding AHH domain-containing protein: MTQVGEAVLVAMLSADEKDGKCEFQPDQKQWKANLDGDAATLGRNMGNQPKNAAREADLSASCWPSQAHHLIPHLTLKSHRVAQWLKEGSVIYGDTRYDVDHRNNGKWMPYASSLAEWHTAAATPAQIGHNRSLMFKVMQLAQIQMHQGKHSSSNTYGIGECAYKECVKKYLDKIANHAVSHYKKQPPCEDCKGKKQADKLPPRDNMVRYVDKASALLEQDINCCRIFVSRIAAEFAQAGGFTA; encoded by the coding sequence ATGACCCAGGTCGGTGAGGCCGTGCTGGTCGCCATGCTGTCGGCCGACGAGAAGGACGGCAAGTGCGAATTCCAGCCCGACCAGAAGCAGTGGAAGGCCAATCTCGACGGCGACGCCGCGACGCTCGGTCGTAACATGGGCAACCAGCCGAAGAACGCCGCCCGGGAAGCGGATCTTTCCGCCTCCTGCTGGCCCTCGCAAGCCCACCACCTGATCCCGCACCTCACGCTGAAGAGCCACCGCGTGGCGCAGTGGCTCAAGGAAGGTAGCGTGATCTACGGCGACACCCGCTACGACGTCGACCACCGCAACAACGGCAAGTGGATGCCCTACGCCTCCAGCCTGGCCGAATGGCATACCGCCGCCGCCACGCCAGCGCAGATCGGCCACAACCGCTCGCTGATGTTCAAGGTCATGCAGCTCGCGCAAATCCAGATGCACCAGGGCAAGCACAGCAGCTCGAACACCTATGGCATCGGCGAATGCGCCTACAAGGAATGCGTCAAGAAGTACCTGGACAAGATCGCGAACCACGCCGTTTCGCACTACAAGAAGCAGCCACCCTGCGAGGACTGCAAGGGTAAGAAGCAGGCCGACAAGCTGCCCCCGCGCGACAACATGGTGCGCTACGTCGACAAGGCCTCGGCCTTGCTGGAACAGGACATCAACTGCTGCCGGATCTTCGTGTCGCGCATCGCGGCCGAATTCGCCCAGGCCGGCGGCTTTACCGCGTGA
- a CDS encoding DUF4150 domain-containing protein, with amino-acid sequence MPCTVHNIKGFAHKTSNGVSMVFPDVCNTPSPGGPIPIPYPNIGKSSDTTAGTTTVKADGSMVMVKGAKYMMSAGDEPGTAGGVISGTFKQECEFLMYSFDVMLDGKNVCRMGDPLWHNKKNICG; translated from the coding sequence ATGCCCTGCACCGTCCACAACATCAAGGGATTCGCGCACAAGACCAGCAACGGCGTGAGCATGGTCTTCCCCGACGTCTGCAACACGCCCTCGCCCGGCGGCCCCATTCCCATCCCCTACCCCAACATCGGCAAGTCGTCGGACACCACCGCCGGCACCACCACCGTCAAGGCCGACGGCAGCATGGTGATGGTGAAGGGCGCCAAGTACATGATGAGCGCGGGCGACGAGCCGGGCACCGCAGGTGGCGTGATCTCCGGCACCTTCAAGCAGGAGTGCGAGTTCCTGATGTACTCCTTCGACGTCATGCTGGACGGCAAGAACGTCTGCCGCATGGGCGACCCGCTGTGGCACAACAAGAAGAACATCTGCGGGTGA
- a CDS encoding sigma-54-dependent Fis family transcriptional regulator: protein MLAQSQREHIDHVLAVSQAGAPATDRIQSSWVRCIRDYGLDPCRPTRAHIVEHARLREHQDQIEEFLGVARTGMEQLYKRMAGIGYVLLLTDAHGIAVDFIGNDAWARELKQSGLYLGADWSEARAGTCAVGTCIVEKAPITVHHADHFDATHISLTCNAAPLFDPTGGFLGVLDVSALTSPSPRDSQHLALQLTTMFAQMVEDANFLRYFRDRWVLRLGSAWSMVDVSGEIMLAFDADGLIVGTNSGARRALRPLDGAAADTLIGRPLGEVFREGMDAIWRIARAGFSADRTALSTSSGEVYYGAVLPPRVTPQHAMPAAVATPAAPALERLAGDDPQMQRLIGQAARLVNRPVNILVHGETGTGKEVLAKALHESSSRAARPFVAVNCAAIPESLIESELFGYTAGTFTGGRSKGMRGLIQQADGGTLFLDEIGDMPLHLQTRLLRVLAEREVLPLGAEKPVPVNLTVVAASHRDLRKLIAEGSFREDLYYRLCGAILYLPPLRERRDRDYLIARLLAAEGAEMGTTAALDPAARGLLLAYDWPGNVRQLRNVLRFALAVCDGERILPQDLPAELMAATPAAEPPSRPATAQEPVAAPAAPARDAARSELESALRRHHWNITAAAAELGICRATVYRQMKRHGIVPPHLL from the coding sequence ATGCTGGCGCAATCCCAGCGGGAACACATCGACCATGTGCTCGCCGTATCGCAGGCGGGCGCTCCCGCCACCGACCGAATCCAGAGTTCCTGGGTGCGCTGCATCCGCGACTACGGGCTCGACCCCTGCCGTCCGACGCGCGCCCACATCGTCGAGCATGCACGCCTGCGCGAGCACCAGGACCAGATCGAGGAATTCCTCGGCGTCGCCCGCACCGGCATGGAACAGCTCTACAAGCGCATGGCCGGCATCGGCTACGTGCTGCTGCTGACCGATGCGCACGGCATCGCCGTGGACTTCATCGGCAACGACGCCTGGGCGCGCGAACTCAAGCAGTCCGGGCTCTATCTCGGCGCCGACTGGAGCGAGGCCCGTGCCGGCACCTGCGCGGTCGGCACCTGCATCGTCGAGAAGGCGCCCATCACCGTACACCACGCCGACCACTTCGACGCCACCCACATCAGCCTGACCTGCAACGCCGCACCGCTGTTCGACCCGACCGGCGGCTTCCTCGGCGTGCTCGACGTCTCGGCGCTGACCTCGCCCTCGCCGCGCGACAGCCAGCACCTGGCGCTGCAGCTGACCACGATGTTTGCGCAGATGGTCGAAGACGCCAACTTCCTGCGCTACTTCCGCGACCGCTGGGTGCTGCGGCTGGGTTCGGCCTGGTCCATGGTGGACGTGTCGGGCGAGATCATGCTCGCCTTCGATGCCGACGGCCTCATCGTCGGCACCAACAGCGGCGCCCGCCGCGCACTGCGGCCGCTCGACGGCGCCGCCGCCGACACCCTGATCGGCCGGCCGCTGGGCGAGGTCTTCCGCGAGGGCATGGACGCCATCTGGCGCATCGCCCGCGCCGGTTTTTCCGCCGACCGCACCGCGCTGTCCACCAGCAGCGGCGAGGTCTATTACGGCGCGGTGCTGCCGCCGCGGGTGACACCGCAGCACGCCATGCCCGCCGCGGTCGCCACCCCGGCGGCGCCGGCGCTCGAACGCCTGGCCGGCGACGATCCGCAGATGCAGCGCCTGATCGGCCAGGCCGCACGCCTGGTGAACCGGCCGGTGAACATCCTGGTGCACGGCGAAACCGGCACCGGCAAGGAGGTGCTGGCCAAGGCGCTGCACGAATCGAGCAGCCGCGCCGCCCGACCCTTCGTCGCGGTCAATTGCGCGGCGATTCCGGAGTCGCTGATCGAGAGCGAACTCTTCGGCTACACCGCCGGCACCTTCACCGGCGGCCGCAGCAAGGGCATGCGCGGGCTGATCCAGCAGGCCGACGGCGGCACGCTGTTCCTCGACGAGATCGGCGACATGCCGCTGCACCTGCAGACCCGGCTGCTGCGCGTGCTGGCCGAGCGCGAGGTGCTGCCGCTGGGCGCCGAGAAACCGGTGCCGGTGAACCTCACCGTGGTCGCCGCCTCGCACCGCGACCTGCGCAAGCTGATTGCCGAAGGCAGCTTCCGCGAAGATCTCTACTACCGCCTGTGCGGCGCCATCCTCTACCTGCCGCCGCTGCGCGAACGGCGCGATCGCGACTACCTGATCGCCCGCCTGCTCGCCGCCGAAGGTGCCGAGATGGGCACCACCGCCGCGCTCGACCCCGCCGCGCGCGGCTTGCTGCTCGCCTACGACTGGCCGGGCAACGTGCGCCAGCTGCGCAACGTGCTGCGCTTCGCGCTGGCGGTGTGCGACGGCGAACGCATCCTGCCGCAGGATCTGCCCGCCGAGCTGATGGCGGCGACACCGGCCGCCGAACCGCCGTCGCGTCCGGCGACCGCCCAAGAGCCCGTCGCAGCCCCCGCCGCGCCAGCCAGGGACGCCGCCCGCAGCGAACTGGAAAGCGCACTGCGCCGCCATCACTGGAACATCACCGCGGCAGCCGCCGAGCTCGGCATCTGCCGCGCCACCGTCTATCGCCAGATGAAGCGCCACGGCATCGTCCCGCCACACCTGCTCTGA
- a CDS encoding type VI secretion system Vgr family protein, whose translation MADQTQFELITPLGDNVLVFHALEAAEALSRVSEYEIDCLSDKTDIDLDAILGKQVSLRLMLPTGGKRFFSGYVIRFAHTGTLGRFQTYRASLRPWPWFLSRTADCRIFQAMTVPDIVKQVFADHGVADFRIALSGQYRKRDYCVQYRETDLDFVSRLLEEEGIYYFFEHDENKNTLVLADAYAAHSSVADYAEIEFVENRQGGADELGFVSSWAFERQVMPGKVMLRDYDFTKPSVRLEASAVVPREHDEGKHEVFDYPGEFDQAGDGRHYAQVRIDEQHAQFELAQAQTSARGLAVGHLFKLAGHVRRDQNREYLITAAQLRVVAEGHESTAAAGSLFDCRFTALSSRQDYRPPRLTPRPRVKGPQTAVVVGPAGDEIHTDQYGRVKVQFHWDRYGKKDEHSSCWIRVSHPWAGKNWGFIAIPRIGQEVIVEFLEGDPDQPIITGRVYNAEQMPPYELPANMTQTGIKTRSTLAGGTENFNEIRFEDKKGDEQLFIHAEKNQDIEVENDETHWVGNDRTKNIDHNETVTVGNDRKESVGNNETISIGNNRTESVGANETVSVGGNRAESVGQNESVSVGADRDMAVGGNEVYDIGKDHTVTVGANQQLDVGKGRNTSIGTDDKLQIGKTLVIEAGDEITIKTGNASITMKKNGTITIKGKDITIDGSGKIGIKAAADVVIKGAKIAQN comes from the coding sequence GTGGCAGATCAAACCCAATTCGAGCTGATCACCCCGCTGGGCGACAACGTGCTGGTATTCCATGCGCTGGAAGCCGCCGAAGCCCTGTCGCGCGTCAGTGAATACGAGATCGACTGCCTGTCGGACAAGACCGACATCGACCTCGACGCCATCCTGGGCAAGCAGGTCAGCCTGCGCCTGATGCTGCCCACCGGCGGCAAGCGCTTCTTCAGCGGCTACGTCATCCGCTTCGCCCACACCGGCACGCTGGGCCGCTTCCAGACCTACCGCGCCAGCCTGCGCCCATGGCCGTGGTTCCTCAGCCGCACCGCCGACTGCCGCATCTTCCAGGCGATGACGGTGCCCGACATCGTCAAGCAGGTCTTCGCCGACCACGGCGTCGCCGACTTCCGCATCGCCCTGAGCGGCCAGTACCGCAAGCGCGACTACTGCGTGCAGTACCGCGAGACCGACCTCGACTTCGTCAGCCGACTGCTGGAAGAAGAAGGCATCTACTACTTCTTCGAGCACGACGAGAACAAGAACACGCTGGTGCTGGCCGACGCCTACGCCGCCCACAGCAGCGTCGCCGACTACGCTGAAATCGAATTCGTCGAGAACCGCCAGGGCGGCGCCGACGAGCTGGGCTTCGTCAGCAGCTGGGCCTTCGAGCGTCAGGTGATGCCCGGCAAGGTCATGCTGCGCGACTACGACTTCACCAAGCCCTCGGTGCGGCTGGAAGCCTCGGCGGTGGTGCCGCGCGAACACGACGAAGGCAAGCACGAGGTGTTCGATTACCCCGGCGAATTCGACCAGGCCGGCGACGGCCGCCACTACGCGCAGGTGCGTATCGACGAACAGCACGCCCAGTTCGAGCTGGCCCAGGCGCAGACCAGCGCACGCGGGTTGGCGGTCGGCCACCTGTTCAAGCTCGCCGGCCACGTGCGGCGTGACCAGAACCGCGAATACCTCATCACCGCCGCCCAGTTGCGCGTCGTCGCCGAAGGCCACGAATCCACCGCCGCCGCCGGCAGCCTGTTCGACTGCCGCTTCACCGCGCTCAGCAGCCGTCAGGACTACCGCCCGCCACGGCTCACCCCGCGGCCGCGGGTCAAGGGGCCGCAGACCGCGGTGGTAGTCGGCCCAGCCGGCGACGAGATCCACACCGACCAGTACGGCCGGGTGAAGGTGCAGTTCCACTGGGACCGCTACGGCAAGAAGGACGAACACAGCTCGTGCTGGATCCGCGTGTCGCACCCGTGGGCCGGCAAGAACTGGGGCTTCATCGCCATCCCGCGCATCGGCCAGGAAGTGATCGTCGAATTCCTCGAAGGCGACCCCGACCAGCCCATCATCACCGGCCGGGTGTACAACGCCGAGCAGATGCCGCCCTACGAGCTGCCGGCCAACATGACCCAGACCGGCATCAAGACGCGCTCCACGCTCGCCGGCGGCACCGAGAACTTCAACGAGATCCGCTTCGAGGACAAGAAGGGCGATGAACAGCTCTTCATCCACGCCGAGAAGAACCAGGACATCGAGGTCGAGAACGACGAGACCCACTGGGTGGGCAACGATCGCACCAAGAACATCGACCACAACGAGACGGTCACCGTCGGCAACGACCGCAAGGAATCGGTCGGCAACAACGAAACCATCAGCATCGGCAACAACCGCACCGAATCGGTGGGCGCCAACGAAACCGTCTCGGTGGGTGGCAACCGCGCCGAGAGCGTGGGCCAGAACGAATCGGTATCGGTTGGTGCAGACCGCGACATGGCGGTGGGTGGCAACGAGGTCTACGACATCGGCAAGGACCACACCGTCACCGTCGGCGCCAACCAGCAGCTCGATGTGGGCAAGGGGCGCAATACCAGTATCGGCACCGACGACAAGCTGCAGATCGGCAAGACCCTGGTGATCGAGGCCGGCGACGAGATCACCATCAAGACCGGCAACGCCAGCATCACGATGAAGAAGAACGGCACGATCACCATCAAGGGCAAGGACATCACCATCGACGGCAGCGGCAAGATCGGCATCAAGGCTGCCGCCGACGTGGTGATCAAGGGCGCCAAGATCGCCCAGAACTGA
- a CDS encoding VOC family protein has translation MTLRPLLHRLLATTVCAATLATAAAPAQAAPIPGMRGMQHIGITVPNMKEAVAFFKDVLACEPSFTFGAFKFEDDWMARHLNVHPRAAISDFQMVRCGNGTNLEVFEYTAPDQNRRGPRNSDIGGHHLAFYVDDMDAAVAYLKAKGVQVLDKPSTFTEGPAAGLTWVYFLAPWGMQLELVSAPKGMAHEKDLKRKLWDPRFPDK, from the coding sequence ATGACGCTACGCCCCCTGCTCCACCGCCTGCTCGCCACCACCGTCTGCGCCGCCACCCTGGCGACGGCCGCGGCGCCCGCCCAGGCCGCCCCGATTCCCGGCATGCGCGGCATGCAGCACATCGGCATCACCGTGCCGAACATGAAGGAGGCGGTGGCCTTCTTCAAGGACGTGCTGGCCTGCGAACCGTCCTTCACCTTCGGTGCCTTCAAGTTCGAGGACGACTGGATGGCGCGCCATCTCAACGTCCATCCGCGCGCCGCCATCAGCGACTTCCAGATGGTCCGCTGCGGCAACGGCACCAACCTGGAAGTGTTCGAATACACCGCACCCGACCAGAACCGCCGCGGCCCGCGCAACAGCGACATCGGCGGCCACCACCTCGCCTTCTACGTGGACGACATGGACGCCGCGGTGGCCTACCTCAAGGCCAAGGGCGTGCAGGTGCTGGATAAGCCCAGCACCTTCACCGAAGGCCCCGCCGCCGGCCTCACCTGGGTGTACTTCCTCGCGCCCTGGGGCATGCAGCTGGAACTCGTGAGCGCGCCCAAGGGCATGGCGCACGAGAAGGACCTGAAGCGCAAGCTGTGGGACCCGCGCTTTCCCGACAAATAA